The following coding sequences are from one Candidatus Aminicenantes bacterium window:
- the der gene encoding ribosome biogenesis GTPase Der, whose protein sequence is MADLPQIAIVGFPNVGKSTLFNKLARRRVSLVHSLPGMTRDRVSAAVRLLDREVELIDTGGFIDELAGAEPLAAQVHKMAWEAARRADVLLFLVDGRRGLLPVERGLFQSLKKLDKPLVVAVNKIDTDRPGPEAAEFYRLGEKTLHFISAEHSVNLDALAEALVDLLPGAGAEDAVTADKPLRIAVIGRTNVGKSSLTNRLCGEERLIVSELPGTTRDSVDVLIRRGDKAYRLVDTAGIRKLSKTGDERESAGVIKSRKNIDQADVLCLLLDALEFPTRQDAAVAQMAKESGKPLIVAVNKWDLVRDEMMKAGELENLVFARLEFIRYAPVLTVSALTGKRVLRILDLAESVWRAGGRTIGTADLNRFLDGVHRNNSPMTPSGRRFRIKYMTQAGVLPPSFRLYAGRNATFAPASAKHFENRLREAFGFEGNPIRIYFRGA, encoded by the coding sequence ATGGCGGACCTGCCCCAAATCGCCATCGTCGGCTTTCCCAACGTCGGGAAGTCGACCCTCTTCAATAAGCTGGCCCGCCGCCGGGTCTCCCTCGTCCACTCCCTGCCCGGCATGACCCGGGACCGCGTCTCGGCCGCCGTCCGGCTGCTGGACCGCGAAGTCGAGCTCATCGACACGGGCGGGTTCATCGACGAGCTGGCCGGGGCCGAGCCCCTGGCCGCCCAGGTCCACAAGATGGCCTGGGAGGCGGCCCGCCGGGCCGACGTCCTGCTTTTCCTCGTAGATGGGCGCCGGGGCCTGCTGCCGGTCGAGCGCGGTCTCTTCCAGTCCCTCAAGAAGCTGGACAAGCCGCTCGTCGTGGCCGTCAACAAGATCGACACCGACCGCCCCGGACCCGAGGCGGCCGAGTTCTACCGTCTGGGCGAGAAGACGCTCCATTTCATCTCGGCCGAGCATTCGGTCAACCTCGACGCCTTGGCTGAGGCTCTGGTCGATCTTCTCCCCGGAGCCGGGGCCGAGGACGCGGTGACGGCCGACAAGCCGCTGCGGATCGCCGTCATCGGCCGGACCAACGTCGGCAAGTCCTCGCTGACCAACCGGCTGTGCGGCGAAGAGAGGCTGATCGTCTCGGAGCTGCCGGGCACGACCCGCGACAGTGTGGACGTCCTGATTCGCCGCGGCGACAAGGCCTATCGCCTCGTCGACACGGCCGGGATCCGCAAGCTGTCCAAGACCGGCGACGAGCGCGAGTCGGCCGGCGTCATCAAGTCGCGCAAGAACATCGACCAGGCCGACGTCCTCTGCCTGCTGCTCGACGCCCTGGAGTTTCCGACCCGGCAGGACGCGGCGGTGGCCCAGATGGCCAAGGAATCCGGCAAGCCCCTGATCGTCGCCGTCAACAAGTGGGACCTGGTCCGGGACGAGATGATGAAGGCGGGCGAGCTCGAGAATCTGGTCTTCGCCCGGCTCGAGTTCATCCGCTACGCCCCGGTCCTGACCGTCTCGGCCCTGACCGGTAAAAGAGTCCTGCGCATTCTGGACCTGGCCGAGTCCGTCTGGCGGGCCGGCGGCCGGACGATCGGGACGGCCGACCTGAACCGGTTCCTGGACGGGGTTCACCGGAACAACTCGCCCATGACCCCCTCCGGCCGGCGCTTCCGGATCAAGTACATGACCCAGGCGGGCGTGCTGCCGCCGTCCTTCCGCCTCTATGCCGGCCGCAACGCGACCTTCGCCCCGGCCTCGGCCAAGCACTTCGAGAATCGCCTGCGCGAAGCCTTCGGATTCGAGGGCAATCCGATCCGGATCTACTTCCGGGGGGCATGA
- a CDS encoding GerMN domain-containing protein — protein sequence MAKSRTPVILGLAALLVGLVILFILGISPERIARQVETPETPVGVNAPTKETKTVTLFFLREEDDLFVPETRTIPVAATVAQEAESLLTELINGSKNGLPSALPVETKVGQIFVTKEGVAYADFSKELSAAHPSGSEAEKATVFAIVNSLAYNFKTIKKVFILVDGEERETLNGHIALNRAFAPDFSLVAKD from the coding sequence ATGGCCAAGTCCCGCACGCCCGTCATTCTCGGCCTGGCCGCCCTGCTCGTCGGCCTCGTCATCCTCTTCATCCTGGGCATCTCGCCGGAGCGGATCGCCCGCCAAGTGGAAACGCCCGAGACCCCGGTCGGAGTGAACGCCCCGACCAAGGAAACGAAGACCGTCACCCTCTTTTTTCTGCGTGAGGAGGACGACTTGTTCGTGCCCGAGACCCGGACGATCCCCGTCGCGGCGACCGTGGCCCAAGAGGCCGAAAGCCTTCTGACCGAGCTGATCAACGGCTCGAAGAACGGCCTGCCCTCGGCCCTGCCGGTCGAAACCAAGGTCGGCCAGATCTTCGTGACCAAGGAGGGTGTCGCTTACGCCGACTTCTCCAAGGAGCTTTCCGCCGCCCACCCCTCCGGGTCGGAGGCCGAGAAAGCCACCGTCTTCGCCATCGTCAACTCGCTGGCCTACAACTTTAAAACGATCAAGAAGGTCTTCATCCTCGTCGACGGCGAGGAGCGGGAGACCCTCAACGGCCATATCGCCCTGAACCGGGCCTTCGCCCCCGATTTCTCCCTCGTCGCCAAGGACTGA
- a CDS encoding N-acetylmuramoyl-L-alanine amidase, which yields MHVIEKIRTRAGAIAATAALVLFAALALCPPASAQQRTIILDPGHGGLDVGAKGKFGAVEKDVALAISLKLKALIEANLAYRVVLTRDKDIDVSLENRAALANNNDAALFISIHANGSFRKKARGSETFFLSLNSTDEESRKLAYQENTASGVDKRIVEDDKDLVKMILWDMAQAGYIKQSSRLAELIQRELNALLGTENRGIKQADFSVLRGVACPAVLVEAAFISNPEEEQSLTDDAFQAKVAEAVYQGLAAYLKLLRQD from the coding sequence ATGCATGTCATCGAGAAGATAAGGACCCGGGCCGGAGCGATCGCGGCGACGGCCGCGCTTGTCCTCTTCGCGGCCCTCGCTCTCTGCCCGCCGGCGTCCGCCCAGCAGAGGACCATCATCCTCGACCCCGGCCACGGCGGCCTGGACGTCGGGGCCAAGGGCAAGTTCGGGGCCGTCGAGAAAGACGTGGCTCTGGCCATCAGCCTCAAGCTCAAGGCTCTGATCGAGGCCAACCTGGCCTACCGGGTCGTCTTGACCCGAGACAAGGACATCGACGTCTCGCTCGAAAACCGGGCCGCTTTGGCCAACAACAACGACGCGGCCCTGTTCATCAGCATCCACGCCAACGGCTCCTTCCGCAAGAAGGCCCGCGGCTCCGAGACCTTCTTCCTCAGCCTCAACTCCACGGACGAGGAATCGCGCAAGCTGGCCTACCAGGAAAACACCGCCTCCGGCGTCGACAAGCGGATCGTCGAGGACGACAAGGACCTGGTCAAGATGATCCTATGGGACATGGCCCAGGCCGGCTATATCAAGCAGAGCTCCCGGCTGGCCGAATTGATCCAGCGCGAGCTCAACGCCCTCCTGGGGACCGAAAACCGCGGCATCAAGCAGGCCGACTTCTCGGTCCTGCGCGGTGTGGCCTGCCCGGCCGTGCTGGTCGAGGCGGCTTTTATCTCCAACCCCGAGGAGGAGCAGAGCCTGACCGACGACGCCTTCCAGGCCAAGGTGGCCGAGGCTGTCTATCAGGGTCTGGCCGCGTACCTCAAGCTGCTGCGGCAGGACTGA
- the larA gene encoding nickel-dependent lactate racemase, producing MRIQLAYGAEGLELVLPDELRPVVIEPRHRPALAEAKAAVRSALRAPIGSPALAALAGAGGRRPIGIIFSDATRPLPRRLLLEAVLAELADVPREEIILFNALGTHRPSPPKELVEMLGPEIAAGYRIVQNDSFDPSTQVSLGRSSFGHQVRLNAVLPECGLLVLVGFIEPHLFAGFSGGPKSIMPGLAGQATVLGNHDAGMIAHSAAVWGRIDGNPIWEEAREVLRRLLDWEGGRRAFLLNVTLNAAKEITGVFAGEWEDAHRRGCAFVRETAMVPTDGLFDVVVTTNSGRPLDLNVYQAVKGMSAAARIVKDGGAIVCVSECREGIPSGSAFESILAGGGNPDEVLRSILTARGPVQDQWQAQIQTQIQRRAEIHLYADGLDDASIRRIHLIPCRDPAGTIRRLAAARGPAARIAVLPQGPQTVPEPSSQ from the coding sequence ATGCGCATTCAACTGGCTTATGGCGCGGAGGGTCTGGAGCTCGTCCTTCCGGACGAATTGAGGCCTGTTGTCATCGAGCCGAGGCATCGTCCCGCCCTGGCCGAGGCCAAGGCGGCGGTCCGGTCCGCCTTGCGCGCCCCGATCGGCTCCCCCGCCCTAGCGGCCCTGGCCGGCGCCGGCGGGCGGCGGCCGATCGGCATCATCTTCAGCGACGCCACCCGGCCTCTCCCCCGCCGCCTGCTCCTCGAAGCCGTCCTTGCGGAGCTGGCCGATGTCCCCCGGGAGGAGATCATCCTATTCAACGCCCTGGGCACCCACCGTCCCAGCCCGCCCAAAGAGCTCGTCGAGATGCTCGGGCCGGAAATCGCCGCCGGGTACCGCATCGTCCAGAACGACTCCTTCGATCCCTCGACCCAAGTCTCGCTTGGCCGCTCGTCCTTCGGCCACCAAGTCCGGCTGAACGCCGTCCTGCCCGAATGCGGGCTCCTTGTCCTGGTGGGATTCATCGAACCCCATCTCTTCGCCGGTTTTTCCGGCGGGCCGAAATCGATCATGCCCGGCCTGGCCGGCCAAGCCACGGTCCTGGGAAACCACGACGCCGGAATGATCGCTCACTCCGCGGCGGTCTGGGGCCGGATCGACGGCAATCCTATTTGGGAGGAGGCCCGCGAGGTCCTACGACGGCTCCTGGACTGGGAGGGAGGGCGTCGTGCCTTTCTCCTCAACGTCACGCTGAACGCGGCCAAGGAAATCACCGGCGTTTTCGCCGGGGAATGGGAGGATGCCCACCGCCGCGGCTGCGCCTTTGTCCGCGAGACGGCCATGGTCCCCACGGACGGGCTGTTTGACGTCGTCGTCACCACCAATTCGGGCCGCCCGCTCGACCTCAACGTCTATCAAGCCGTCAAGGGCATGAGCGCCGCGGCCCGGATCGTCAAAGACGGCGGGGCGATCGTCTGCGTCTCGGAGTGCCGGGAAGGGATCCCGAGCGGGAGCGCCTTCGAGTCCATCCTGGCCGGCGGCGGGAACCCCGATGAAGTCCTGCGTTCCATCCTAACGGCGCGCGGGCCCGTCCAGGACCAATGGCAGGCCCAGATCCAGACCCAGATCCAGCGGCGGGCCGAGATCCACCTTTACGCCGACGGACTGGACGACGCCTCGATCCGCCGCATCCATTTAATCCCCTGCCGGGATCCGGCGGGGACGATCCGGCGCCTGGCCGCGGCGCGGGGGCCGGCGGCCCGGATCGCCGTGCTGCCGCAGGGGCCGCAGACGGTTCCCGAGCCCTCGTCGCAATAA
- a CDS encoding LssY C-terminal domain-containing protein, which yields MPNRRWPRWSRRLGRALIFVLLVYICVAYVVFPLFWRHYEHMPRLEAAPKKTYKTEKIPGDPLNVALVGTRPDVEGAMAAAGWRKAAAKTILHDLRVVETELFDGRYPNAPVSDLFLYGRRQDLAFEQAVGRAMRSRHHVRFWLSPDADASGRPIWLGAATFDRSVGLSRRTGQITHHIAPAVDAERDKLMADLERLGLLERVFQVTGIGPTLRDVNGEKDWYFTDGEMTVGVLSAANAVRSEPPVKPSSPSHVRLTNRIWKAFGGLFGNLP from the coding sequence ATGCCCAATCGACGCTGGCCCCGCTGGAGCCGTCGGCTGGGCCGGGCCCTGATTTTCGTCCTCCTCGTTTATATTTGCGTCGCGTATGTTGTCTTTCCCCTGTTCTGGCGCCATTACGAACATATGCCCCGGCTCGAAGCCGCTCCCAAGAAGACTTATAAGACCGAAAAGATCCCCGGAGATCCCCTCAATGTCGCTCTTGTGGGAACCCGGCCGGATGTCGAGGGCGCCATGGCGGCGGCGGGATGGCGCAAGGCCGCGGCCAAGACGATCCTTCACGACCTGCGGGTCGTCGAGACCGAGCTTTTCGACGGCCGCTACCCCAACGCCCCGGTCAGCGATCTGTTCCTGTACGGCCGCCGCCAGGATCTGGCTTTCGAGCAGGCCGTCGGGCGGGCCATGCGCAGTCGGCATCACGTCAGGTTCTGGCTATCGCCGGATGCGGATGCGAGCGGCCGGCCGATCTGGTTGGGCGCGGCCACCTTCGACCGGAGCGTCGGTCTGAGCCGGCGGACCGGCCAGATCACCCATCATATCGCCCCTGCCGTCGACGCGGAGAGGGACAAGCTGATGGCCGATCTCGAGCGGCTGGGCTTGTTGGAGCGGGTCTTTCAAGTCACGGGCATCGGGCCGACCCTGCGCGACGTGAACGGCGAGAAGGACTGGTATTTCACGGACGGCGAAATGACGGTCGGCGTCTTGTCGGCCGCGAATGCGGTCCGCTCGGAGCCTCCCGTCAAGCCGTCCAGCCCGAGCCATGTGCGCCTGACGAATCGGATTTGGAAGGCGTTCGGCGGGCTGTTCGGGAATCTCCCCTAG